The genomic segment cAAACCAAATAACTACAAAGTGTCTTTAgttgaattttttttgtaaatttgtgGTGTGTGTGCTTAACGGAagcagaatatatatatatatattataaataagagtTTTATGGAGGTAATGTGAGATTTTAAAATTGCTCTAAAtagctttatttatttttttatttaatctaattttttattcattttataaattataaaaaaaaatataagtagttacatatttttaaaatttaaataacataTTTACTATATCTATTTTACACggttaaaaaactaaaattgctccaaaaaactttatctattttcttctttaatttaattttttaattaattttatagtttataatagtataataattttaaaaaaatgtaagtagttacaagtctatctatatttatatattatataaataatgacttcaaggagatgatgtgacactctaaaattgttcTAAAACACTCTATACATTTTCTCCTCTACTctaaatttttattcattttatagattattttaatataataattaaaaaaaatgtaagtaattacatattttttatatttaaataagatatttataatatattattatttactctatctgttttacacatttaaaaaactaaaattattcCAAAGCACTTTATCCATTTTAtcttttaatctaatttttttattcattttttattttctcctttatatattatataaatgagagcttcaacCAGATGATGTGACCTTTTAAAATTGTTCTAAAGCAATCTATCTATTTtatcctttaatctaattttttatccattttatatattataataataaagtaatttaaaaaaatgtaagtaattacgtatttttaaatttaaataagatatttacaagatattattatttactctatctattttacccatttaaaaaactaaaatttctccaaaacactctatttattttctcctttaatatatttttttattcattttatagattataattatgtaataatttaaaaaaaaatgagccatacacatttaaaaaaatatgtagttgcatgatttttaaatttaaataagatatttacaagatattattatttattctatctattttacacgtttaaaaaaagtagtaaaaatatatatataaaaaaaaacgtaACTACACCTATAAAttaatacattcaaaaaatatattttataaattaatgtagTAATGTATTTTACataaatgttattttattttagatgTATGTGTTTTAAACAATGTAGTTTAAAAATAGTATCTATTTATAGATTAATAAAAAAACGTAAATTgctattaattaatacttaaatatctaactttttaaaaaaaaacaaaaaggtaaaaaatttcaaattccaaatgaaaatatcttaacaattaaaaatattaatatatgtacacatcaatatgtgtacatataatattaatttgattaaaaaattatttaaagtgcTATTAAagtgtaaaaaaattcaaattcaaaaacaaaatatcttaacaattaaaaatgtcaatatatatacacataatattaatttgattgGCTCTCAATTACTCAAGTGAGTAATAATCAATCATTCAAGTTTCAAGGTATTCAATCtctttatatatatgaatatatgtgtatatatacaaaatatatatatctaaaattGTTAGTTTGTGTATATCATATTAGTATCATTTTCAAGTGTACCAATATTTTCTTAAGTTTttgtatatcataatttatttagcTTCATGGCTTGGCTCTCAAAAGAGTAGTAATCAATAATTACAGTTTCAAGGTAAAAAATCTCtctttatacatatacatatacatatatgaatatatgtgtatatatatagagattgtATAACTAAAATTATTGGTTTGTGATATCCTATGAGTATCATTTTCAAGTGTACCAGCATTTCCTTAAGTTTTTCGTGTATCATTCACATGTACATGACTTTAATGTATACCATGCATATTTCCACACATTATGAATGTTAAACTATGTTGACACTGCAAAATGATTTTCAAGTAAGTTTTGTGCACCTTGCAAATGTAGAGAGAGCTCACTGAttgtgcaatatatatatatttatttatggttGATTTATAgattttggtatttttcttaCGTTTTTGAAGGAAAAGAAATTGAACGTGGATCGTAATGCTATGATATTGTTTACTATatatactaaaaaatatatttgtatctTCGAATTTAATTAGTTAACAAAGTATTGGTATTAGTATTGTTTGAATTTTAgttctctatatatctattttcttaggctatttaggttttttaccccccgaactattaccactagtgtatcgtgccccctaattttttcaagctgttaaaaattccccccgaaatatttatagtaatgtaaagaaggacttccgttaactttcaacacagaaTGCTGACATGGCTCATTACAtcctgatgtgtcttggccatgtcagcgctatgtgtgtaattttattgtttttaaatatggtttttattttttttaatgtataaaaaatgatttaatttattaattctattttttagtgtttaattcaCTAAtctttaatatgattatagattttttaattttaagattacacacatggcgctgacatggccaagacacatcagcatatAAACAGCCATGTCAGCcttctgttagccacatgtgttgaaagttaacggaagtccttctttacattactgtgaatatttcgggggaatttttaacggcctgaaaaaattagggggcacgatacggtagtggtaatagttcgggggtaaaaaacctaaatagcaattttcttattataatataattatgttttttattcaaaagtgaatagttgtacaaaatattataattatatcatcaattatcaatataattctatGTTTCTCTAATTTGATATTTTATAAAGCTTGTAACAAAATGATATTACTAATGATAttgtttggatttgtgatttgttttcgCTATAGTAAATAAATGTTTTTAAGATTGTAATTTGGTGGACATTCCAGCAGCAACAAAAGATGCGAGattgatgtggcactctaaaattgctccaaaacaccctttctattttcttattttttaatttgaattcaaatttgattagatatttaattacgacaactgtttaattaaattataaatataaataactgttaacttttctcattttttattttacttttttaatttatgactattaattaattaaggaaaaagatctatatattttcttttttttttaataataataataatagatgccaattaaaaatatccatatataataaataaataaataaataatctatctatttgtATTTTTAATCTTTTGACAAAATACATTGCTAAATACACTCTATATTAGACTCTTTTTTGTAATCTCTTAAATCAATCAATTGCACGTGAATTCCATTAatgatttgaaaaaaatattaaaatataaaaaattgaataatatcCATATGTCATGCATGGATGAAAGAGAGTGTATAAGAGAGTGCAATAGAAAGTTTCCTTAGCACTCATctaaaaaacaaataaatgatCCAAACAGGTAATCCACATTttgtccacaagttaattttaagaaataaatggTCCAAATatgtaatcggctaaaatacaaagttcaaaacgAGTTTGGGCAGCTTTGTTCCTTTTGTTCTCATTCTTATTCTTTaccaaaataactattttaaattaaacattaataaatattttattaaaattaaaaaaaaagatttaaaacttatatattttcatccatttaaaatataagatttaaaaaaaaaagtaaaaaaaaaatataagttttaattattaaaaaatctctctctatacatatacatacatgaatatttgtgtatatatatatagattatatatcTAAAATTGTTGGTTTGtgtatatccaaaaaaaaaattgtgtataaaagtgtaacattttgaagacattgagtatatttacctcGAAAAATTTTatgtataaaagtgcaacattttgaaaatattgggtattttagccgccatttattattttaaaaataaagagtcaaaatGAGTAATTGACCAATATATAGTAATCAAATAAccgatctatctattcctatttttaacattttgacaaaacttaggtccacaagttaatttttataaataaaagtcccaacgggtaatcggctaaaatacaagattcaaaatggtgtgaatccttacaaaaaaaacttaaattatatataatttaatttttataaagaattttgaaccttttgaataaatacatggtccaaaataAATTATCAAAACGGGTAATCGGCCAAAAAAATAATCGATCGATCAATTCCTATATTTagccttttgacaaaacacgaggtctaaaagttaatttttaaaaataaatgtttcAAACGGATAATCagccaaaataagtcttacacaaaacataaatttttttatacataatttagattttttatttaaaaaaaatcatacaaagcgtataataatgatgataataaaaaaaataaaaccacACGTATAACAACCTTTTGAATTTTGTTTTCGACACATTAATTTTTCAGAATTTTTCGAAATCCTGCAAGATGTTTGTTATACAATAAACActattatgaaaaaaattatggtcaagatGCTCTCACATGTCCTTATAAAGACcatgttgtacgagtagggtAAAAATAAATCCCTACCCTACCATaaaatctcaattttttttttaaaaatatatattttttaatgtttaCAAAAACTACGTAAAACACAATTATATTTTATAGTTAGCATATAAAAAATCCTAATTTTTGTTCTAATAAAAATTATACTAATATATACAccatttataaatttttgtaatattagagaaaccaatatatatttataaattcccaccaaaaaaatatataaatttataaattacTCCTAATCTCCGGCTCGGTCATTGATTACATCAGTCAAAGTCAATACATAGTATTCAATTCTTATTTATTGTTTTACTTATAATTGTCCATGAGTGATCATGTTGGTAAGGCAGTAATTTTTACAAATAAAAGTCTTTAGAAAAATTATATTAGTGTTTCAATaacttatttataattttttttttttttaaaattataaaatttgggtGGGACATGATTGACAAAGTTGAACAAAACAAAAATCTCAACCAAATTAGCCAAACGACATTATCTTAAtcctcttttatttttttttaatcttatgatgcaataaaaaaaaacaatagccATTGGTTGACCTGAAAATAGAATTGACATCTACACCATAATAAACCTAATTATTTGTACTTCCTAATCACATTCACCTTGAAATATTTTGTTTGTGTTGCGAGACTCATCTTAATCCTAATATCCAAACACGCCAAAACTTATCTTAGCATCCAAACAACCCtactttacaaaaaaaaaaaaaaaaaaaacagagcggTTTCCGGTTTTCATTTAGGTGGGAGAACAATACAGGGAAAAGCCACTTCTATGTTCAAATACATTGCATGTGGGTTAAACTTGCGTGTATGCTAGTGCACCGTAACCTCATTGCTCTTGTGATAAAAGCTCTCAGTACAACAACAGCCACCATTCATTTCTTATTTTCTTCATcacccaaacttttttttttttaaaatttttttttttgccctaTCTAATAGGGTTTCCATGACCTTGTAACCTTAATCTTTCTCATGCATCCCTGCCTTGAATCGCTATACATCGCCTTGGTTTCCCTAATCGTCTTCGGTTCTCTCTTTTTTGCCTTCTTTGGAGGGTTCTTCGGTGGAAATCTCTGCACTCTATACCTCCCGGGGTTTTTTGAGCAGTACACATGTCGAAGATCTTTGGTTTCACCGGTAAGTCTTCAATTTTCTGACCTATTTGTCATGAATTTTATGTGTTTAGCTTAGTTTCTTCTGATTATTACCCATTTGTTGTTATTTTGGGCTGTTTAGATGATATTTAATAGATcggatttttttattttttatttttacggaTCTTGCTTTattttataagtttttttaaataaattttggcATAGTAGTTGAGTTTTATTCTGAAATATTGATATGTAGGTTTAATAGTTCATAAACTTTTTGGTTGCTAAGAATATTATTACTTTGTCTGATgagctgggatttggtttggttATAAATTTCTAGTTTTGTTTGGGCTGCGTGTTAATGTTTCTATTGAGCTCGAGTCCTAGTGTTGTTAACTTGTAacttttgtgttttatttatttttggtattaTTTGATCTTGACATGCAAATTTTTGTTATGAAATTAATGGCTTTCTGAGCACCACCGATTTGAATATTGTTTTTGTCAGCTATTTTGATAAGGTTGTTTGTGATCTGTGGATATTTATGTAtaaaagatttgatttttttttttataaaaaaagcaCAAAAACAGATACAAAACCAACTGGAAGACTGGATTGAATCAGTCTGTTTTTGCCGCTAATAATTTttggaaaataattttaaacGCAAGTTACGGATCGTGTGAAACTTTGGTAGACTAAACTAGTTTTGGTTCTGATTTCTCAGGTAATGATGATTTTTGCTCTTTGGGTTCGTTATATTCAAACCCTAAGGAAGCCAACCTCTTTTTGTCCCTTGGTAGTCATGTGGATGTCTATTTTCCTTCTCGGAAGAGATCTCGCGACAGTGCCCCATTTGTTTTCGCTGAAGAGAGGtctcagaagaagaagaaggcctCTATTGATGTTCTACCAGATGAGTGCCTTTTTGAGATCCTCAGGCGGTTGCCTGGTGAGGGGAGGAGTACTTCTGCCTGTGTTTCAAAGCGCTGGCTTACACTTTTAAGTAACATCCGGAAGGAGGAATTATGCAAAGAAGATATTACCGAAAAGAAGGCTGAAGATCAGGAATTTGAGAGTGATGGGTACCTCTCCAGGAGCTTGGAAGGGAAGAAAGCCACGGATGTTAGACTTGCTGCGATCACAGTTGGAACTGCTAGCCGAGGAGGATTGGGAGAACTTTTTATTCGAGGAAGCAATTCTGGCTGTGGAGTGACAGATCTGGGTCTCAAGTCAATTTCCCATGGATGTCCTTCTCTAAGGGTTCTTTCTCTGTGGAATGTGGATTCTGTTGGAGATGAAGGTCTCATTGAGATTGCAGATGGATGTCATCTATTAGAGAAGCTTGACTTTTGCCAGTGTCCTGCAATCTCCGACAAGGCTTTGTTTGCTCTTGCAAAGAACTGTCCTAATTTGACTGAGTTAACAATAGAGTCATGTTCAAACATTGGCAATGCAGGCTTGCAAGCTGTTGGAAGGAGCTGCCCTAACCTGAAAAGCATTTCAATAAAAAGCTGCCCCCTTGTTGGGGATCAAGGGATTGCGAGCTTGGTATCTTCCACATCTTATGTCTTGACAAAGGTGAAGCTTCAGGCATTGAACATCAGTGATGTATCTCTTGCTGTTATCGGACATTATGGCAAGGCAATCACAGATCTTGCTCTTACCAGCCTCCCTAATGTAGGTGAGAGAGGCTTCTGGGCCATGGGAAATGGTCAAGGGCTTCAGAAGTTGAAATCCTTGACAATCGCATCGTGTCAAGGAGTCACAGATATGGGGCTTGAAGCAGCAGGAAAGGGTTGCCCAAATTTGCAACAGTTTTGCCTGCGGAAGTGTGTTTCCGTATCCGACAATGGATTGGTGTCTTTTTCCAAAGCTACTGGATCACTTGAGAGCCTTCAATTGGAGGAGTGCCATAGGATCACCCAATATGGGTTTTTTGGTGCTCTTTTAAACTGTGGTGCAAAGTTGAAGGCTATTTCTCTTGTTTACTGCTTGGGAATTAAGGACCTGAACATGGGATTATCTAAATTGTCTCGTTGTGAATCTTTGCGATCTTTGTGCATTCGCAACTGTCCTGGATTTGGTGATGCTAGCCTGACAGTATTGGGAAAACTTTGCCCTGAACTGCAGCATGTGGAATTTAGTGGTCTCGAGAGAATTACAGATGCTGGTTTTTATTCACTGTTGGAGAGCTGTGAGACCGGCCTCGCCAAGGTTAACCTCAGTGGCTGTGTCAATCTTACAGACAAGATTGTTTCTGCAATGGCTGAGTCACATGGCTGGACTCTAGAAATGCTAAATCTTGAAGGTTGCAAGCAGATTAGTGATGCAAGCTTGGTAGCTGTCGCTGATAACTGCTCATTGCTTAGCGAGCTTGACATCTCAAGATGTGCAGTCACTGATTTTGGGATTGCAGCCTTGGCTCGGGAAAACCATCTCAATCTGCAAATTCTCTCTTTGTCAGGTTGCTCTTTGATATCAGATAGGAGCTTGCCTGCCTTGGGAAAAATGGGTCAGACTCTTGTGGGGCTAAATCTTCAGCACTGCAAGGCAATCAGCAGTAGCACAGTTGATCACCTTGTTGAGGAGCTATGGAGGTGTGACATCCTTTCCTAGATGGGAACGAAAGTGAAGAACTCTTGCCGCATGAATGGCAAACAAAACAAACAGCGAGGGAAAAAAACTAATCAGAAAGAAGCAGAATTTTAGTCAGCTTTTGTGAGTAGCAGTAGTAACGTATTTTCGGGTCCATTATCTATGGGTCTCTTTTCATCCAGTGTCCAGATTTCCTTTTCCAGGGAGGGTGGCCGTAAACTTTTTTTACAGGTTTTCTGCAGCTGCAGGAAATCTGTTTTTTTCGACTCTCTTAACGAGAAGTCTTTTTTTGTTCACGGCCATATTTCCCTGAGAAGTCCTCTTCAGGTCACTGGATTTAGGTTCTCTTTTATTTTGTTCTGGTTTTTTTATATTGCTAGGTTTTCGGGGCTTCTGTTTTTGCTGGCAATGCATTCAAGTGCTTGTAAGCTGTTGTATTCTCTGGAAGTTCCGACGCCTAGTTTTAAGTCAGTCCTATCGTTGGTTTTACCGAGTCTTCCACGTTTTTGAACTTGGGGTTCTTTACGTGATGGTTGGGTCTTTTTATATTTCCTTAAAAGGGTAGTTCCTGGTTTTGGGAGTTCGCATATATATAGTTGCTTTTGGCAGTACAAATTTTTGGTGCCTAGTGTTTTGGGATCTTGGCCATGGTAGCAGGTTATATGCAAGTCTGCCATGACAACCCTCTCTTTGTTGGAGGGTTGTTTTTTTTACATCTTTTACCAAGCCCCTACTTCAGGCTTCCACTTGTTTCATCAACTGCCGTGTACTCTGCAACCTTTTATTATATGTAATGAATGAACTAGCTATCTACTCTTTTTGGTCGTTGTATCTTtgaatgataataaataaagatcaGTGTATTATAATCGCTCTTTGTGATCTATTTACTATTCACCTCTCAGAAATTTGATGTTATAAATTATAATCACCAACGCTATGGATTGTGGGACGCTACTGTACATCTGAAGGTGCTGCGAAAGAGATAATTTTTCCTTATTGGACCAAACCAAATTCAACCATATGATGACATTGATGTTGATTTCTTGAGTGGGACCATGCTGTCCATTTAAAAGAAGCTTCCTCATTCATGCATCTTACCTTTTATGGATGTGTAGTGTATGAATGTAACtagttttataaaaaaatatataataataaaaaaacatactTTCAAATGATGGCTTTCTTGTTTGGCATTTTATGGCCAAATGCAATCGAAGAGCCAACAGCATATAATGGCTCAAATACCCACCATGGTCAAAAAGTCATCTGACAAATACAAAGAATCTAATTTtcgaaataataataatacaaaaaaccCTATATTATaagcattgtttttttttttgctcaaaTAATATTATAAGCATTGTTTGGAAAGTAAAATTGAGATAGACTTTGATCAAGAAATATaggataaaaaatataaaaagagtGAATAAGTTATTATTACTGAATAataaattatgagaaaataaattAGGTAGAAAGATATAATATTTGTTTTACTATTAAAATATATGAAGATGAAATATTTTAATaagataaaattattttaattttttttaatgttattatCTCGTATCAGGAAGAATCTAAAATTATTTAAGcgttattggtaattaatattgaattagatagaatttgatcaagaaatataaaataaaaaagagtaaatactcatttggtattCTGGGTTTTATTGAAATACAAGTTTGGTACTCTCAGTTTTTTATAATTATCAATCGATACCCTCTGTTTACAAAAACTACATAGTTTGGTACCCTTCGTGCATTAAGTTTGTTAATATTCCCAGAATACCTCTcatttaatgatttatttgatttgcaattgttgtattatttttaaatgatttaaatatattttcagaatttataaaataaaataaatatttaattaaaactttaaaataattttaataaacaaaattattttaaaactaaatttaattaattaaaaaatggaatcaaaaaattaaaaagctaattaaaatattattaattaactttaaataaacctaaattttaatttaattaacaaattaaTCAAACTTTGAAACAAGAAAAATGCGGGTGAGATTTGGGAGGGTGGGGAACTAAGATGGTGAAGGTGAGAATGAgtgaaatatgattttttttcattaattaagttaaaatttaggtttatttaaagttaattaataagatgGTTATCGGTTCAAGGACGCAAggtgttgactgtgaatttagccaacgacgtaagaacgtcaactacgacaagccttcaagagaataacaaacgacaacagacagtttttatcaatgaaagtgaATAACataagattttatagtggttcagccccgataatcggtaatagcctaatccacttagagattttattactgtattcacactcaagatcagatgaaccgtgtcaactgagttttcttcagtgcaaaatattccagaatacaaaaaatgGTTCTCTCaggaaaaacactttctctctctagaacacaggttcactcttaattttgccaaaagtccttttatgatcctcccaactctctatttatagacctgagattctcaactgatatcccctttagatcgggatatttcattatttacctaatatttatattacaaaataaatgtttaaaatacaactgatccctaaattcgagtgaggattgagagattcccggacgcttagaccaattcttactgaagtagtttcgggcagtttgacgtagtctctcatgcatgttgactactcttcaagcttttcgtaggtcaaaggtggtatgtgcatggctctcctcggaccaaaagtCATGTACATTTAgctctcctcgaaccaaggtggtccgagggtacttactttgcttcttactTCGGGCAAATTCGAGGCATTCCCCTTCATTGTGTTCGATCGGACACAATAGccttcttctttggcttaagatggttcaaaccaccctctttggctccTCTAGTCAAGGTTCGATTGGACCTTGCACtttcctcctcggaccaaggtggtccgagccatctctcCTTGCCATCTCCTCGGAGCAAGATGGTTCAAGGCACTCCCATAGGCATCTTGTTCGATCGGGCACAATGCCCCTCTCctcggacctaaatggtccgagccttcttcgttcagccaaggtccgatcggaccttgggcctttctcctcggaccaaggtggtccgagccaccatttacatctccttggaccaaaatggtccaaggtacctcctatgagtatgtccgatcggacatagtcctcttctcctcggaccagaatggtccgagcctcctttgtttaaccaaggtccgatcggaccttggacctttctccttggaccaaaatggtctgAGGTATACTTTTCCTcctcacctcattcaagcccaagtgtacctcttccacatcatacccgatcggccattatgtggctttccctttgagtaaaacttgagccttggttATTTTCTTTGAACTCACTCGAGCCAAtcttaacaagaggtcccctaagcttaggtccgatcggacctaatgcttttatcctttgaaccaaaatccaaacttccccttcaacttcttggacttggctccaATTCAATTATTAAGGTCTTCAAACTGAGATTTGAGCCAAGCAACCCTCAGttcaaatattctcttcggtcgggcGCATTTGGCTTGACCATCTGTCcaattccttaactgatgtattgggccattactaagccagatcaccccactaactcttgccatgtgtcaattttactgccacgtcattcttttcaaatttttgggataacacaagGTGCCCCTGTTTTTTCAGGGTAAGAAGGGGTAGAGAAAATGCCTCGAGCCAATGTTTGAGTACTAAGGCGCTACGACGCTGAAGTAACCCATgccatatttaattaatttttgaatattttaattccaatttttgtttgtttttaattaattaaatttattttaaatttgtttattaaaattattttaaagttttaattaaatatttattttactttattaattctgaaaatatatttaaataatttaaaaataataaaacaattgaaaatcaaataaatcactaaaatgagGGGTAATAtgagaatattaaaaatttaaatgcATGGAGGGTACCAAATTATGTAGTTTTTGTAAACAGACAGCATCAATTGATAATTATCAGAAACAGATGGTACCAagtttgtattttgataaaacacaggGTGCCAAATAAATATTTACCCTAAAAAAATATAGAACAGATGAGTTATTATTTGTCAATAATAAAGTACGAGAAAATAAATTAGACATACAAATATAATATAGGAAATGTACTTATGCTTTGTgtttaaacaaaatataatttCGGTACCTTATGTTCTTGACAATGATTATTGAGTAACCTAtaatttgaaatcatacatattttgACACCATGTGTTCTTGATAATGATTATCGAATACCTTGTAATTTGAAATTGAACATACTTGATACCCTATGTTATTTATAATAGTTATTAGGAACATTGTAATTTGAAAATCAATGTGAAGTGGTACCCTGTTATTAGGGGTGAGAAGAATATCTACTTAACCGCAAAAGTTGTCCAACCCACATCGCCCCGCGCGGTGCGGTGT from the Humulus lupulus chromosome X, drHumLupu1.1, whole genome shotgun sequence genome contains:
- the LOC133805283 gene encoding EIN3-binding F-box protein 1-like — its product is MSKIFGFTGNDDFCSLGSLYSNPKEANLFLSLGSHVDVYFPSRKRSRDSAPFVFAEERSQKKKKASIDVLPDECLFEILRRLPGEGRSTSACVSKRWLTLLSNIRKEELCKEDITEKKAEDQEFESDGYLSRSLEGKKATDVRLAAITVGTASRGGLGELFIRGSNSGCGVTDLGLKSISHGCPSLRVLSLWNVDSVGDEGLIEIADGCHLLEKLDFCQCPAISDKALFALAKNCPNLTELTIESCSNIGNAGLQAVGRSCPNLKSISIKSCPLVGDQGIASLVSSTSYVLTKVKLQALNISDVSLAVIGHYGKAITDLALTSLPNVGERGFWAMGNGQGLQKLKSLTIASCQGVTDMGLEAAGKGCPNLQQFCLRKCVSVSDNGLVSFSKATGSLESLQLEECHRITQYGFFGALLNCGAKLKAISLVYCLGIKDLNMGLSKLSRCESLRSLCIRNCPGFGDASLTVLGKLCPELQHVEFSGLERITDAGFYSLLESCETGLAKVNLSGCVNLTDKIVSAMAESHGWTLEMLNLEGCKQISDASLVAVADNCSLLSELDISRCAVTDFGIAALARENHLNLQILSLSGCSLISDRSLPALGKMGQTLVGLNLQHCKAISSSTVDHLVEELWRCDILS